A window of the Butyricimonas virosa genome harbors these coding sequences:
- a CDS encoding glycosyltransferase, with the protein MKAIYLFSNYYPYGMVAESFLMDELQVVSQMPCCYVEVIPLHKNEFRKDLPSNIVLNTKLSDTSLLQKMKAFFSMILGRFFWLIPFQRKYSPKSRSDYFQAIKYLYGSYLIRDFLLRNKDDFKEGAIFYSYWFNHTPLGFCMAKEMCRNFEKSKIYTRAHGFDVYEDSVGTYFPFRNKVLSMIDRVFVVSGKGVSCLKQRYPIFSEKIDVSRLGVFPHHVKQDVEKCWDISILSCSSVVPIKRVDLIFDSINRFCQVYGHLKVKWTHIGGGKGFDTLQKGIKSKECNLTIDLAGSVDKPEVMEIYKRGYFNLFVNLSLSEGIPVAIMEAISWGIPVLATDVGGNKEIVTEDTGLLLAVDFVQKQFNDSVLTLMENREALSKSTFEFYLKNYNAEINYTNFYMNQLK; encoded by the coding sequence ATGAAAGCCATTTATCTTTTTTCAAATTATTATCCTTATGGCATGGTTGCAGAGTCTTTTCTTATGGATGAATTACAAGTTGTAAGCCAAATGCCATGTTGTTATGTCGAGGTGATTCCTTTGCATAAGAATGAATTTAGAAAAGATTTACCATCTAATATTGTATTAAATACTAAATTATCGGATACGTCTTTACTACAAAAAATGAAGGCGTTCTTTTCGATGATATTGGGGCGTTTTTTTTGGTTAATCCCTTTTCAAAGAAAATATTCACCCAAATCAAGGTCTGATTACTTTCAGGCAATTAAGTATTTGTATGGGAGTTATTTAATAAGAGATTTTCTTTTGAGAAATAAGGATGATTTCAAGGAGGGGGCTATATTTTATAGTTACTGGTTTAATCATACTCCTTTAGGATTTTGTATGGCAAAGGAAATGTGTCGCAACTTTGAGAAAAGTAAGATATACACGAGAGCCCATGGATTTGATGTTTATGAAGATAGTGTTGGAACATATTTTCCTTTTAGAAATAAGGTTTTATCTATGATAGATCGTGTTTTTGTTGTTTCGGGTAAGGGGGTATCGTGTTTGAAACAACGGTATCCTATTTTCTCTGAAAAAATTGACGTATCTAGATTAGGCGTGTTTCCACATCATGTTAAACAAGATGTGGAGAAATGTTGGGATATTTCTATATTATCATGTTCCAGTGTTGTCCCCATAAAACGTGTTGATTTGATTTTTGATTCAATTAATAGGTTCTGCCAAGTGTATGGACATTTAAAGGTTAAGTGGACTCATATAGGTGGAGGTAAGGGTTTTGATACATTACAGAAAGGTATAAAATCTAAAGAATGTAATTTGACGATTGATTTGGCCGGTAGTGTTGATAAGCCGGAGGTAATGGAGATATATAAAAGAGGTTATTTTAATTTATTTGTTAATTTGAGTCTCTCCGAGGGGATTCCGGTCGCTATAATGGAAGCTATTAGTTGGGGAATACCTGTATTAGCTACAGATGTTGGAGGAAATAAAGAGATTGTAACTGAAGATACAGGATTATTACTTGCAGTGGACTTTGTTCAAAAACAATTTAATGATTCCGTGTTGACTTTGATGGAGAATAGAGAGGCATTGTCTAAAAGTACGTTTGAGTTTTATCTCAAAAACTATAATGCGGAGATTAACTATACAAATTTCTATATGAATCAATTAAAATAG
- a CDS encoding NAD-dependent epimerase/dehydratase family protein, with protein MEKILVFGAGGFIGTYLVDRLLESGYEVVASDNNDICSEYYDSIGVDYVKLDITSQEEFRKVSNRQYSAIVNLAAMQPANVSEKNYSSVDYIRINVLGTLNILNFCIQNGVKRFVSATSHRNTQGLWYQKKPIREEDGRSLKYSGQYSMFSISESAAQDCILHYTEEYGLKGIILRLPPVYGYGPHTEIFMDGKPIKTGFRIFIDNAKEHKPLQLWGNADIGRDVVYVKDVVAAFLQAIRKTDVCGIFNIASGYKLSIREEAKIIADVFWEGNSDPVFIDLPEKENNIEEFVYDISKAKEELEWIPLYSFKDMLLDTIEEQKKDKYHYLIEKRKIQLQNN; from the coding sequence ATGGAAAAGATTTTGGTCTTTGGAGCCGGAGGGTTCATTGGTACATATTTGGTAGATAGACTTTTGGAGTCAGGTTATGAAGTCGTTGCTTCAGATAATAATGATATTTGTTCTGAATATTATGATTCGATAGGAGTTGATTACGTGAAGTTAGATATAACATCACAGGAGGAATTTCGTAAAGTTTCTAATCGTCAATATTCTGCTATTGTTAATTTAGCGGCAATGCAACCAGCCAATGTTAGCGAGAAGAATTATTCATCTGTTGATTATATAAGAATTAATGTACTAGGAACTCTCAATATATTGAATTTTTGTATTCAAAATGGAGTTAAACGTTTTGTTTCAGCGACTTCTCATAGAAATACTCAAGGTTTATGGTATCAAAAAAAACCGATTCGGGAAGAAGATGGGAGATCTCTAAAGTATTCTGGGCAATATTCTATGTTTAGTATATCTGAATCTGCAGCTCAAGATTGTATACTGCATTATACAGAAGAATATGGTTTAAAAGGAATTATTTTAAGATTGCCTCCCGTGTATGGTTATGGTCCCCATACAGAGATATTTATGGATGGTAAGCCTATTAAGACAGGATTTAGAATATTTATAGATAATGCAAAAGAGCATAAACCATTACAATTATGGGGTAATGCTGACATCGGAAGAGATGTTGTTTATGTTAAAGATGTTGTGGCTGCATTTCTTCAAGCTATAAGAAAAACTGATGTATGTGGTATTTTCAATATCGCATCAGGGTATAAGCTTTCTATTCGAGAGGAAGCGAAAATTATTGCTGATGTGTTTTGGGAGGGGAATAGTGATCCCGTTTTTATAGATCTTCCTGAAAAAGAAAATAACATAGAAGAGTTTGTTTATGATATTTCAAAAGCAAAGGAGGAGTTGGAATGGATTCCACTCTATTCTTTTAAGGATATGTTGTTAGATACGATAGAAGAACAAAAAAAAGATAAATATCATTATTTGATAGAAAAAAGAAAAATTCAATTACAAAATAATTAA
- a CDS encoding acyltransferase, protein MFEIKDIELMGENVKDKLKYCGEHVKLMPLAKIAYPHMVELNDHCRIGDFVFIFGGTGVKIGKFTDVQPHTTIWGGGMAIIGDRVSTGPGTVFLTATYSHAPGMKMVDGMGSGETVTLGGKLEIGNDVYIGAKCVIMPVKVGEGAVIGAGSFVNKDLEPWGIYVGSPAKKIGEREKL, encoded by the coding sequence ATGTTTGAAATTAAGGACATAGAGTTAATGGGTGAAAATGTGAAGGATAAGTTGAAATATTGTGGTGAACATGTGAAGTTGATGCCACTTGCTAAAATAGCTTATCCACATATGGTGGAACTTAATGATCATTGCCGGATAGGTGATTTTGTATTCATTTTTGGAGGAACTGGTGTGAAAATTGGGAAATTTACAGATGTGCAACCACACACAACGATTTGGGGAGGAGGAATGGCAATTATTGGAGATCGAGTATCCACAGGACCAGGAACCGTTTTTCTTACTGCAACGTATTCTCATGCTCCTGGCATGAAAATGGTTGATGGTATGGGTTCAGGTGAAACGGTTACGCTTGGAGGTAAGCTTGAGATTGGTAATGATGTATATATTGGTGCAAAATGTGTAATTATGCCTGTAAAAGTTGGAGAAGGTGCTGTAATTGGTGCAGGAAGTTTTGTCAACAAGGATCTGGAACCATGGGGAATCTATGTCGGGAGTCCAGCAAAAAAAATTGGTGAACGAGAAAAATTATAA
- a CDS encoding sugar transferase: MYIYVKRILDVLFSLVLLPLFFIVFIIVGLIILLEDKGSIIFYSKRLGKDGRIFTMYKFRTMIMNAPDIRLADGSTYNSEDDPRITRIGRILRKTSIDELPQILNVIKGDMSIIGPRPDPVDWIDRYTELQKRKLLVLPGITGYNQAYYRNSGDGEQVFERDDYYVSHLSFCLDVRVFFKTIQTIILRKNIYVDDTRK; this comes from the coding sequence ATGTATATTTATGTTAAGCGCATTTTAGATGTACTGTTTTCTCTTGTTTTGTTGCCGCTCTTTTTTATAGTTTTTATAATCGTTGGGTTAATCATATTATTGGAAGATAAAGGTTCAATAATCTTTTATAGTAAAAGGTTAGGTAAAGATGGTAGAATTTTTACTATGTATAAGTTTAGAACGATGATTATGAATGCTCCAGATATTCGATTAGCAGATGGTTCAACTTATAATTCGGAAGATGATCCTAGAATAACTAGAATAGGACGAATTTTGCGGAAAACGAGCATAGATGAATTGCCGCAGATCCTTAATGTGATAAAAGGGGATATGAGTATCATTGGTCCTAGACCGGATCCTGTTGATTGGATCGATAGATATACGGAATTGCAAAAGAGAAAATTGTTAGTATTACCGGGTATTACAGGCTATAATCAAGCTTATTATAGAAATAGTGGTGATGGAGAACAGGTATTTGAAAGAGATGATTATTATGTGTCACATTTATCTTTTTGTTTAGATGTTCGGGTCTTTTTTAAGACTATTCAAACGATTATTCTTAGGAAAAATATATATGTTGATGATACGAGAAAATGA
- a CDS encoding ATP-grasp domain-containing protein — MTKNAVVPKLMIVGAGVLQLPAIQKAKSLGLDVAVIDIDPNAPGVCYADKFYEVSTNDISGILAAAENYHPDGIMTLATDMPIRSVASVAEKYKLYAVTPSVAQRATDKIEMIRCFERYDVPHPWFEVITFEEELKDLLLKHSVPFIMKPNDSSGSRGVVLVKDYHEVRDAFLYSKSVSKSGLILVEEYMQGPEVSVEVMTIRGETTILAVTDKLTSGAPFFVEMGHSQPSQLPNETIEKIKEVAIKAVQAIGIDNSPSHVEIIVTEDGPKLVELGARLGGDSITTYLVPLSTGVDMIQACILMALGQIPDIAKKFEKGSAIRYAECKLGVLQKINGVNEALNIPEVKHVEIVKCLGETLTPIRSSSDRVAYVITQADTAQDAIRMCENALGKIKFDIK; from the coding sequence ATGACTAAAAATGCTGTCGTCCCTAAATTAATGATAGTGGGTGCAGGTGTTCTACAATTGCCTGCTATTCAGAAGGCTAAATCGTTGGGGTTAGATGTTGCCGTTATTGATATAGATCCAAATGCTCCTGGTGTTTGTTATGCTGATAAATTTTATGAAGTTAGTACCAATGATATAAGTGGTATATTAGCTGCAGCAGAAAATTATCATCCAGATGGGATTATGACTTTAGCTACAGATATGCCTATACGTTCTGTGGCATCTGTTGCTGAAAAGTATAAGCTTTATGCTGTAACTCCGTCTGTGGCGCAGAGAGCCACGGATAAAATTGAAATGATTCGGTGTTTTGAAAGGTATGATGTACCCCATCCTTGGTTTGAAGTGATAACTTTTGAGGAGGAACTTAAAGATCTGTTATTAAAGCATTCTGTTCCATTTATAATGAAACCGAATGATTCTTCTGGGAGTCGTGGAGTTGTACTCGTTAAAGATTATCACGAAGTAAGGGATGCCTTTTTATATAGTAAATCTGTATCAAAGTCGGGATTAATTTTGGTGGAAGAGTATATGCAAGGACCTGAAGTGAGTGTAGAGGTGATGACGATAAGGGGGGAAACCACTATATTGGCTGTAACGGATAAATTAACGAGTGGGGCACCTTTTTTTGTCGAAATGGGGCATTCTCAACCATCGCAATTGCCGAATGAGACGATTGAAAAAATAAAAGAAGTAGCCATAAAAGCTGTACAGGCAATTGGTATTGATAACAGTCCATCTCATGTTGAAATCATTGTTACGGAAGATGGGCCAAAATTAGTAGAGTTGGGAGCACGATTGGGAGGCGATTCTATAACTACATATTTAGTTCCCTTGTCAACTGGCGTAGATATGATACAAGCATGTATTTTGATGGCGTTAGGGCAAATACCAGATATTGCAAAGAAATTTGAAAAGGGATCAGCTATTCGATATGCAGAATGTAAGCTTGGAGTATTGCAGAAAATAAATGGTGTTAATGAAGCATTAAATATTCCAGAGGTAAAGCATGTAGAGATTGTTAAATGCCTGGGTGAGACGCTTACTCCAATACGAAGTAGCAGTGATAGAGTAGCTTATGTTATAACTCAAGCTGATACAGCTCAAGATGCCATAAGAATGTGTGAGAACGCATTAGGAAAGATTAAATTCGATATCAAATAA
- a CDS encoding glycosyltransferase family 4 protein gives MKILYESDLAGSKYHGMAYRIYQFSKEFTDRGHEVMVVAASYSHTRRINPNVTGRLTNENIDGIQYKWIKTPKYSGNGVGRVLHMLLYNFYLWFYAKKIAREFKPNVVIASGVTPLDFIGCRKIAKKAGAKIFLEVGDLWPLSPIELGGYSPRHPFIKIMQWAENYSYRHTDNVISLLPCVKKYMMEHGLDSDKFNYIPNGIITSEWDASKELSEKMQGVFNKLKKENKFIIGYAGAHGQANDLNTIIDVVAGLKSQDVVLILIGTGQEKEKLVSYTLKHGIDNVYFFPAQEKELIPACLKQMDVLYIGLQKQPLFRFGISPNKMFDYMMASKPIIQAIDAGNNLVQEANCGLYAEPENVEAIARAILKLKMMSTQEREELGRNGHEYVLQNHAYNKLTERYLDLIKQV, from the coding sequence ATGAAAATTTTATATGAGTCTGATTTAGCTGGGTCCAAATATCATGGAATGGCCTATCGAATTTATCAATTTAGTAAAGAGTTTACGGATCGAGGACATGAGGTGATGGTCGTTGCTGCATCCTATTCTCATACGAGAAGAATTAATCCAAATGTAACTGGTAGATTAACAAATGAAAATATAGATGGAATACAATACAAGTGGATTAAAACCCCTAAATATAGTGGTAATGGGGTGGGACGTGTACTGCATATGCTTTTATATAATTTCTATTTGTGGTTTTATGCTAAGAAAATAGCTCGAGAATTTAAACCGAATGTGGTAATTGCATCGGGTGTTACACCATTAGATTTTATAGGGTGTCGAAAGATTGCCAAAAAAGCTGGTGCTAAAATATTTTTGGAAGTAGGGGATTTATGGCCATTATCTCCAATTGAATTAGGGGGATATTCTCCTCGACACCCCTTTATAAAAATAATGCAATGGGCTGAAAATTATTCTTATAGACATACAGATAACGTGATCTCCCTTCTACCCTGTGTAAAAAAGTATATGATGGAACATGGTTTAGACTCGGATAAATTTAATTATATTCCCAATGGGATCATTACTTCGGAATGGGATGCGTCTAAGGAATTATCAGAAAAAATGCAAGGTGTTTTCAATAAACTAAAGAAAGAGAATAAATTCATTATAGGTTATGCTGGTGCTCATGGACAAGCAAATGATTTGAATACAATCATTGATGTTGTGGCTGGTTTGAAAAGTCAAGATGTTGTTCTCATTTTAATAGGAACTGGGCAAGAAAAAGAGAAACTTGTAAGTTATACTTTAAAACATGGAATAGATAATGTGTACTTTTTTCCAGCTCAGGAAAAAGAACTAATACCAGCGTGTTTAAAGCAAATGGATGTTTTATATATTGGTTTGCAAAAGCAACCTCTATTTCGGTTTGGGATAAGTCCCAATAAGATGTTTGATTATATGATGGCATCAAAACCTATTATTCAGGCAATAGATGCCGGAAATAATTTGGTGCAGGAAGCTAATTGTGGATTATATGCAGAACCGGAAAATGTGGAGGCAATAGCACGGGCCATTCTTAAATTGAAAATGATGTCAACTCAAGAGCGAGAAGAATTAGGCAGGAATGGTCACGAGTATGTTTTACAGAATCATGCTTACAATAAATTGACAGAACGTTATTTAGATCTTATAAAACAAGTTTAG
- the wecB gene encoding non-hydrolyzing UDP-N-acetylglucosamine 2-epimerase codes for MKIVTIIGARPQFIKAAVISRVFKCSAQIIETIVHTGQHFDFNMSDVFFEEMCIPKPHYNLNINGLGHGAMTGQMLEKIEKVLLEEKPDWVLVYGDTNSTLAGALAAKKLHIKVAHVEAGLRSFNMTMPEEINRILTDRISDVLFCPTDKAIENLKLEGYDNIDCHIVKNGDVMQDATLFYLNRARMPQDIIPSKFVLCTVHRAENTDDEVRLKNIFYALETISEQCPVVLPLHPRTKGKLLAINYDFAKSKICFIDPVGYLEMVWLLKNCELVMTDSGGLQKEAYFFEKYCVTMRDETEWVELVEKGFNILAGSEPTRIISSVNVMISKNKEGFENRLYGNGDAGEKILDTLLSV; via the coding sequence ATGAAAATTGTTACAATAATAGGTGCTCGGCCACAATTTATTAAAGCGGCTGTGATTAGTCGTGTATTTAAATGTTCTGCACAAATAATAGAGACTATAGTACATACTGGGCAGCATTTCGATTTTAACATGAGTGACGTGTTTTTTGAAGAAATGTGTATTCCAAAACCACATTATAATTTAAATATAAATGGGTTGGGGCATGGAGCCATGACGGGGCAAATGTTGGAAAAGATTGAAAAAGTATTGTTAGAAGAGAAACCTGATTGGGTTCTTGTATATGGGGATACTAATTCCACACTTGCAGGTGCATTGGCTGCAAAAAAGTTGCACATAAAAGTTGCTCATGTGGAGGCGGGGTTACGCTCGTTTAATATGACTATGCCGGAAGAAATTAATAGGATATTAACAGATCGGATTAGTGATGTTTTGTTTTGTCCGACAGATAAAGCAATTGAAAATTTGAAGTTAGAAGGGTATGATAATATTGATTGTCATATTGTAAAAAATGGTGATGTTATGCAGGATGCTACTTTATTTTATTTGAATAGAGCAAGAATGCCTCAAGATATTATTCCATCAAAATTTGTATTGTGTACTGTACATCGAGCAGAAAATACAGATGATGAGGTTCGGTTGAAAAATATATTTTATGCCTTAGAAACGATTTCTGAGCAATGTCCTGTTGTATTGCCTTTACACCCAAGAACAAAGGGGAAATTATTAGCGATTAACTATGATTTTGCTAAAAGTAAGATTTGTTTTATCGATCCTGTTGGCTATTTGGAGATGGTTTGGCTGTTGAAAAACTGTGAGTTAGTGATGACTGATAGTGGAGGATTGCAGAAAGAGGCATATTTTTTTGAAAAATATTGTGTGACAATGCGAGATGAAACTGAGTGGGTTGAATTAGTCGAGAAAGGTTTTAATATACTTGCTGGAAGTGAACCTACTAGGATTATCAGTAGTGTTAATGTTATGATCTCTAAAAATAAAGAGGGTTTTGAAAATCGACTCTATGGTAATGGAGATGCAGGCGAGAAGATATTGGATACATTATTGAGTGTTTAG
- a CDS encoding DegT/DnrJ/EryC1/StrS family aminotransferase yields the protein MMIPFSPPRIDQKVIDEVVDTLKSGWITTGPKTKEFERRLTAYCGNKATLAVNSNTVGLEVVLRWFGVQEGDEVIVPVYTYCATANVIVHCGAKPVMVDVNADDFDVCLEKVRRAITNKTKVIMPVDLGGMPCAYDELFELVETEEVKTLFQAKTEEQRKLGRILILSDSAHSIGAEYKGRKAGSLADVSVFSFHAVKNLTTAEGGAIMLNLPEPFDNEEVYRYLCTYTLHGQNKDALAKTKKGAWRYDVLVSGFKGNMTDIMASIGLVELSRYEDDTLHYRKCIYDQYTDAFSRYGWAELPIYETEDRKSSYHVYCLRVKGITEQQRDEIIQRIFDKDVSVNVHFQPLPLLSAFKNKGYKIEDYPVAYDNYCREISLPVWYGLNEEMVKTVIDAVICSVEEVLA from the coding sequence ATTATGATACCATTTTCACCACCAAGAATTGACCAGAAGGTCATTGATGAGGTTGTTGATACCTTGAAGTCCGGTTGGATTACGACGGGACCGAAGACGAAGGAGTTTGAACGGAGGTTGACAGCATATTGTGGAAACAAGGCGACGTTGGCTGTGAACTCGAATACTGTGGGGCTTGAAGTTGTGCTACGTTGGTTTGGAGTGCAGGAGGGGGATGAGGTGATTGTGCCGGTGTACACGTATTGTGCCACGGCGAATGTGATCGTGCATTGTGGGGCGAAACCGGTGATGGTGGATGTGAATGCGGATGATTTTGACGTGTGTTTGGAGAAAGTGAGGAGGGCGATCACGAATAAGACAAAGGTGATTATGCCTGTTGATTTGGGAGGTATGCCATGTGCGTATGATGAGTTGTTTGAATTGGTGGAGACAGAGGAAGTGAAAACGTTGTTTCAAGCGAAGACGGAAGAACAGAGGAAGTTGGGAAGGATTTTGATTTTGTCGGACTCGGCTCATTCGATAGGGGCGGAATACAAGGGGCGGAAAGCGGGGAGTTTGGCTGATGTTTCGGTGTTTTCTTTCCATGCGGTGAAGAATCTGACCACGGCGGAAGGCGGTGCGATCATGTTGAACTTGCCGGAGCCGTTTGATAATGAGGAAGTGTATAGGTATTTGTGTACATATACTTTGCATGGACAAAATAAAGATGCGTTGGCCAAGACGAAAAAGGGGGCATGGCGTTATGACGTGTTAGTTTCCGGTTTTAAGGGGAATATGACGGATATTATGGCTTCTATCGGTTTGGTGGAGTTGTCTCGTTACGAGGACGATACTTTGCACTATCGGAAGTGTATATACGATCAATATACCGATGCTTTTTCCCGGTACGGGTGGGCGGAATTGCCGATTTACGAGACGGAAGACCGGAAGAGTTCTTATCACGTGTACTGTTTGCGGGTGAAGGGAATCACGGAACAACAACGGGACGAGATTATTCAGCGAATTTTTGACAAGGACGTTTCGGTGAACGTGCATTTTCAACCCTTGCCTTTGTTAAGTGCATTTAAGAATAAGGGGTATAAGATTGAAGATTATCCGGTTGCTTACGATAATTATTGTCGGGAAATTTCTTTACCTGTGTGGTACGGGTTGAATGAGGAGATGGTGAAAACGGTTATTGATGCTGTTATTTGTTCTGTAGAAGAGGTTTTGGCGTGA
- a CDS encoding DUF6364 family protein, whose protein sequence is MNTKATIEVDLSLFEQLKRYAKSKGRTITEVVEKELKNLLGTEVKSKPVSSKLRGIVNLPEDFDYKKELENRSLKK, encoded by the coding sequence ATGAATACAAAAGCAACAATAGAAGTTGATTTAAGTCTTTTTGAGCAATTGAAAAGGTATGCCAAATCTAAAGGGAGAACGATTACGGAAGTTGTTGAAAAAGAGTTGAAAAATCTACTTGGTACGGAGGTGAAAAGTAAACCGGTTTCTTCTAAATTAAGAGGAATTGTTAATCTTCCGGAAGATTTTGATTATAAGAAGGAGTTGGAAAATAGATCTTTGAAGAAATGA
- a CDS encoding type II toxin-antitoxin system VapC family toxin yields the protein MKHYYIDTNVIIDMLADRGEFAEAASNLFDAAGRGEICVYISSLSYSNIYYIIRRYLGHEKTIESLKELSRYVGILPVNGKIIRSSLDSGFGDFEDAIQYFSALQNRKIEAIVTRNVKDFKLSTLPVLQPTEL from the coding sequence ATGAAACATTATTATATAGATACAAATGTCATTATTGATATGTTGGCAGATCGAGGTGAATTTGCTGAAGCAGCTTCAAATCTTTTTGATGCTGCGGGACGTGGTGAGATTTGTGTTTATATATCGTCTTTGTCATATTCAAATATTTATTATATAATTCGGCGATATTTAGGGCATGAGAAAACAATAGAGAGTTTGAAAGAATTATCTAGATATGTAGGAATTCTTCCAGTTAACGGAAAAATAATACGTTCATCTCTTGATTCGGGATTTGGTGATTTTGAAGATGCGATTCAATATTTTTCAGCTTTGCAAAATAGAAAGATTGAAGCGATCGTGACTCGGAATGTAAAAGATTTTAAATTATCGACGCTTCCTGTATTACAACCAACAGAATTGTGA